A genomic region of Raphanus sativus cultivar WK10039 chromosome 6, ASM80110v3, whole genome shotgun sequence contains the following coding sequences:
- the LOC130496570 gene encoding dihomomethionine N-hydroxylase-like produces the protein MTCLINLLAIIGSQILVSRLGLGRNPNIWDEPNVFKPERHLAGHVGNSMDVTLMEPEMRYVIFSTGRRGCAGIKIGTSMTIMLLARLLQGFEWTLPNDTSQVELFPADTNLFMAKPLLACAKPRLTPTLYPKIQV, from the coding sequence ATGACGTGTTTGATTAATCTTCTTGCAATAATAGGTAGTCAAATTCTTGTGAGCCGTCTAGGGCTTGGTCGCAATCCTAATATATGGGACGAGCCTAACGTATTCAAGCCAGAGCGCCACCTTGCTGGCCATGTTGGAAACTCAATGGACGTGACTTTGATGGAGCCTGAGATGCGGTACGTAATATTCAGCACCGGTCGACGTGGCTGCGCAGGTATTAAAATTGGGACATCTATGACTATAATGTTGCTAGCCAGGCTTCTCCAGGGGTTCGAATGGACCCTCCCTAATGATACAAGTCAAGTCGAGCTTTTTCCGGCGGATACTAACTTGTTCATGGCCAAACCTCTACTCGCATGTGCGAAACCTAGGCTGACTCCAACTTTGTATCCGAAAATTCAGGTCTAA